Sequence from the Malaciobacter pacificus genome:
TAAAATCAAATAAAAAATTTAGGAATAATTGAATATAATTATATGAATAAGTTGTTACTTTTTGAAAACTTAGACTTGTATAAAATCAAATTAAGACATATTTTATCCGATTTAGATTAGAATACGAAAAATTTTTAAAAAAGAAGTATTTTTAAAATACCTCTTAACAAGTTAAAATTAAAAAATATTAGGAATATAATTATGATGGAAGTTTATTTAGACAATAATGCCACAACAATGGTTGACCCAAAAGTTTTTGAAGAAATGAAACCATTTTTCTGTGACATTTATGGTAATCCAAACTCACTGCACAGGTTTGGTGCTGGAACTCATCCAAAAATGGTTGAAGCATTAAATTTTTTATATGAAGGTATAAATGCAGCTGATGAAGATGATATTATTATTACAGCAAATGCAACAGAGAGTATTAATACTGTTATCAAAGGTGTTTGGATTGATAAAATTTTAAATGGTGATAAAAAACATATCATCACAACTGAAGTAGAGCACCCAGCTGTAACAGCAGCATGTAGATTTTTACAGTCTCAAGGTGTTGCAGTAACTTACTTAGGTGTAAATGCTGAAGGTACTATTGATGCACAACAAGTAAAAGATTGTATCAAAGATGAAACTGCATTAGTTTCAGTTATGTGGGCAAATAATGAAACAGGAAAAATTTTCCCAATTAAAGAGATTGGACAAATCTGTAGAGATGCAGGTGTATTATTCCACACTGATGCAACTCAAGCAATTGGTAAAATTCCAGTAGATGTTCAAGATTGTAATGTTGATTATTTATCATTCTCAGCTCACAAATTCCACGGACCAAAAGGTATTGGTGGATTATATGTAAGAAAATCATGTGCTTTAACTCCATTATTACATGGTGGTGAGCAAATGGGTGGTTTAAGAGCTGGTACTGTTGATGTTGCATCAATGGTAGGAATGGGATGGGCTATGAAATTAGCTACTTCTACAATGGCTTTAGCATATGAAAAAAATCATATTTCTAAATTAAGAGATAAATTAGAAAGTGCAATTTTAGAATTACCAGACACAATTGTTATTGGAGGAACTGAAAATAGAACTCCAAATACAACATTAATATCTATTAGAGGTGTTGAGGGTGAATCTATGTTATGGGATTTAAACCAAAAAGGAATTGGAGCATCAACTGGTAGTGCTTGTGCTAGTGAAGATTTAGAAGCAAACCCAGTTATGAATGCATTTGGATCTGATAGTGAATTAGCTCACACAGGTGTTAGATTTTCTTTAAGTAGATTTACAACTGAAGAGCAAATTGATTATGCAATTGAAGTTATTAAAAATGCAGTTACAAGATTAAGAGGAATTTCAAGCTCTTATGCATACGCGCCAGCATCACATGCATCTGGTTTATAATATTTAAAGAAGATATCAAAAGGAATTAAAAATGGCAAAAAATGATTTAATTAGTGGTTCAATTTGGGATGAATATTCAAACCAAGTAGTTGAAAGAATGAACAACCCTAAACACCAAGGGGAAATTACTGAAGAAAGAGCAAAAGAGTTAAATGCAAAACTTATTATTGCAGATTTTGGTGCAGAATCTTGTGGTGATGCAGTAAGATTATACTGGGCAGTTGATGAGTCAAATGATAAAATTTTAGAATCAAAATTCAAATCTTTTGGTTGTGGTACTGCAATTGCATCTTCAGATGTTATGGCTGAATTATGTGTTGGAAAAACTGTTGATGAAGCTGTTAAGATTACAAATATTGATGTTGAGCATGCACTAAGAGATAATCCAGATACTCCAGCTGTTCCACCTCAAAAAATGCACTGTTCAGTTATGGCTTACGATGTTATTAAAAAAGCAGCAGGTGAGTACAAAGGTGTAGATATGGAGTCTTTTGAAGAAGAGGAAATTATCTGTGAGTGTGCTAGAGTTTCATTAGCAACTTTAAAAGAAGTTATTAAATTAAATGATTTAAAAACTGTTGAAGAGATTACTGACTTTACAAAAGCAGGTGCATTTTGTAAATCATGTATTAAGCCTGGTGGGCATGAAGAAAAAGATATTTATTTAGTAGATATTTTAAAAGATACTAGAGCTTCAATGGAAGAAGAAAAATTAAAAACTGCTGCTGATGCAAGTGCTTCAGGTCAAGCTAGTTTTGATAAAATGACTTTAGTTCAAAGAATTAAAGCAGTAGATTCTGTAATTGATTCTGATATTAGACCAATGTTAGTTATGGATGGTGGAGATATGGAAATCATCGATATTAAAGAAAACTTACCACACTACGATATCTATATTAGATATTTAGGTTCTTGTTCTGGATGTGCTTCTGGAAGTACTGGAACATTATACGCTATTGAGTCAGTTTTACAACAAAAAGTTGACGAAAATATTAGAGTATTACCAATCTAATTTTTAACCTATGTGATTTCACATAGGTTTTTTCTTTTATGAATAAAGCTTTAACCTTACGAATAGCAAGAGCCTTTTTATCTTTATCTATAGCTGGTATTATTATTGGCTTTTTTTTCCCTTATGATTTATATTTAGCAGTATTTCTTTTTTTACTTTTAGTTTTTAGAATTTATCAAGAATCAGATAAAAATCTATTCTCAACAAATGGGAAAATCTTAATTGCTGGTACAGTTTTAAGTGGCTTACTTGGTTCTTTTGCAGAAATCTGGGGCATAAGTAATAATTATTGGGAATATCATAATTTAGATAATAACAGACATTTTCCCTATTGGTTACCTTTTGCTTGGGCATTAACTTTTAGCTTTTTTTACAAGTTAGAAAGAGATATTTTAAAAATCACAAATACAATTTCTTTGAAAAGTAAATTGATTTTTGTAGTTTTAGTTTCAGCTATATTTCCTACATGGGGAGAAATAATTACAATTAATTTAGGGGTTTGGACTTATTATTGGGATTATCAGTTTTTTGGAGTTCCTTTATTAGCTATATTTCTTTTGGTAGTTTTTCATACATTTATATTTATTTTATTTACACTAATTTGTAAAAAATACAAAATCTCTAATCCTGTATTTAACTTTGTTTTAACTAAATAGGTTCACTAAAGTAGTAACCTTGAAACTTTTTTATTCCAAGTGATTTTACAGTTTCATATATCTCTTTAGAACTTACATATTCAGCAATTACATCAATATCAGCCTCTTTTGCAAAATTCATTATATTTTTTGCTACTAAATAAGATAACTCATCCTTATTGATTGTACTAATAATACTGCCATCAATCTTAATTGCATCAGCATTTATTTTTGAAAGATAAATAAAATTAGAGTATCCACTTCCAAAATCATCAATATAGATTTTATAAGATAGTTTTTTTAACTCCATTATAGTTTTAGTAATCTCTTCATATGATATTATTTCATCAGTCTCTACTATTTCTAAAGCGATTTTAGATGCAATATTACTAGTTTTTGCAAACTCTTTTAATATGTTTAAAATGGGTTCATTTTGTAAATCTTGTTGAGTTAAGTTAATAGAAATTTGAATATTCTCTTGGGAATTTAAAATTTTTGTTTGAATAATACTTAATAACTCTTTTGTAAGTTTAGTTGATATAAATGTGTCTTTAATTGTTGGTAAAAACTTTTCAGGAGAGTATATTTGACCATCTTTGATGATTCTAATTAAAGCTTCATAATATCTTTTTTTATCATTTTCATCCTCATTTATAATCTCTTGATAATAAACCACAACCCTTTTATCCTCAATTGCATCTTTTATATCATTTATTGTTAAAAAGTCTTTATTTCTATGATCTTCTTTGTATATCTCAATAGAGTTTCTACCTTTATTTTTGGCATTGTAAAGTGCCATATCAGCTAGTTTAAATGCACTTATAAAGTTTCTTTGTTTTTTAGGATTAAGGTTTACTCCTATTGATACGCTTAGGGAGATTCTCTCACTATTAGAGACTTTAAATTCCCTATTTTTTATTGCATTATGAATTTTTTCTACTAACTCTAAAGGATCAAATCTTTTCTCTTTTTTAATAAGTAAACAAAACTCCTCTCCCCCATATCTTACAAATATATCTTTTTTTTCTCTAATCTCATTTTTAATTCTGTTTGATATTTGAACTAAAATATCATCACCAACTACATGTCCATAAGTATCATTAACTTTTTTAAAATAATCAACATCAATTGCACAAACAATATAATCATTTAGATTGATAAACATCTCATTATCTTGAAGATAGTTTCTAGAATAAATACCTGTTAATCTATCAATATAAGATATTTTTTTAGTTTTGTAAAACTTAAATGTTTGATACATAAGTATCACAAGTAAGATTGATATTAATACCCAAAATAGTTGTAAAAATAGTTTTACTTGTGAAATCGTAGAAGAGATTTCATCAATTTTTTTTACAGAAAAATCAATGCTTAAAATCAAAGTAATATCTTCAATCTCAATAGGTTTTAAATATGTTAAAGAGAGTTCATTTATGTAATCATGTTTAATAACTTTTGATTTTTTAGTATAATAAGCTTCAATCCAATATTTTGAATCAATATCGAATTTTTGATTTATCTCAGCTTTCTCTTCACCCCTTGCAGCATCTGAAATAAATCTAAATATTTCATTTTTATCAACATAAAGTATATATGCGTATTTGATATTATTAGTTTTTAAAAGTGCTACTTTTTTATCTAATAGATTAAATAGTGATTTTTCATTTTTATTTATTTTTTGTTCATTAAGTAATAAATCTAAATCTTCTTTATTATCTAATACAATTTTTTTTATTTCATTGGCTGTATTATTTGTTATTTCAAATACATCATTTGTAGAGATCTCTAAGATTTTTGATTCAATATTTTTTTCTATATAAATAGTTGAAAAATAAGCCATTAATATTATTATAAAAATAGCAAGAAGTGAACTAAAGTATAGATTAAATCGGCTTTTTAATACAGGTTTTAAAATCATTATTTATCCACAAATCTTTTATAATCACTAGGAATTATCAAATTGTATTTTCTTGCTCTACTTGAAGATATTTTTATATTTGGTCTACTTTTAAACCAAAAAAAAGCGCCTAAAATATCACTACTTTTTTTATATGTTTTTTTATTGTCCGTAAAAAAGAATTTCCTTTTATTTTTACATTTATTTATATCAAAATCTTTTTTTATATAAATAAAATCTGCATCTTCACAATTTGAAGAAAGCTTTGAATATATTGAAAAAAAACTATTTAATTGTTCATTAGAACCAATTATATAAATCTTTGGATCAAATACAAATGCTTCTGCAATCTGACTTACAATCTTTGCTTCAAGTTCGATGATATTCGATGAGTTTTGAGGTAAATAGATGTTTTTTGACACTAAAGGCATTAAAAATAGAAGATTAAAAAAAAGAATTCTCATTTAAAATACCCACTTTAAGCTAGCTGTATAGCTTCTATTACTATTTGACATAGTTTTAAAAGAGTTATTTGCATAATCAACAAAAACTACATCCATATCATCATCTAGTAAATTATTTGCTTTAAAATCAATTTGTAGGTTTTTATCTAAATTATAAGCTAAACCAAATGACAAATTAAAACTATCATCTATTTTTAGTTTGTCATTATATTTATATTTTTGTTTATAAATAAGCTGTTCATAAAAATTAAAATCACCAAATTTTTGATAAGCTTTTATTGAACCACCCATTTTAGGGCTACCATATTTTTCAATTGAGTTAATATATCCATAGTAATTAAAATGGATTTTATTAAATTTATTAAAATACCTTTCATAATTTAGTGAAAAGCCAGTTGCATTAAAATCTTTTTCATTGTAGTTAATATAGCCAATTTCATTAGAATCAAAAACAATCATATCTTTAATCTCTAAATAGTTTAAAAAAAGTGATAGATTTTGTATTTCATCTTCATACTCTATTTCAAATGTAGCAATATTTTTATTTTCATTTTTTAGATCTTTTTTTGCTTACTTGCAAAATCAATTTCAAACATTGAAGGTGGAGTAAAAGTATTTGTTAAAAATAGTTTTAAACTATAGTTTTCATTTAGTGCTGATATATATCCAAGTCTTGATGTTAGAAAATCAAAGTTTTTAAAGCCATTATCTTTAATATATTTATCATATTTTAAATTAGCAATTAATATATTTGAGTCATTAAGTTTATAAGAGTGTTCACTTAGTATTGAGTAGATAGTTTCACTTTTGAGGTTTGAATATTTAACATCACTTTTTGTAGTATTATCAAAGTAAGTTATATCTCTTCTATTTATATCATACTCTTTGTGTTTTATTGCTCCACCTAAGTATAAAGAGTAGTTTTTAAAATCAAAAATATTTGTAAGCCCAAAGTCATATTTTCTAAATGTCAAATCTTCATCTAGCTCTTTTGGTAAATTAAAAGTATTAAAATCAACCTCAGAGGCTAGTAAAATTCCCTCTTGATTTATCTCAGTTGAGTTTTTTTCAGTTTGATTAAAACTAAAATAGACCTTTCCTAAGTCCTCATTAAAAGCCTTTGAAAACTCTAAAAAATATTGATCATATTCACTTTTTGAATAATCAGGTTCTAAATCATATGCAAGTCCAAGATAGTTTTCCTTTTGCACTTTTGTAAAACCAGAACTAAGTTTATACTCATCTTTTTTTAAAGATAAGTGAGCATATTTATTTACATTTGAGTGGCTTAACATAAATAAAAGTGAAGTATCATCAATATCATTTCCATAAACAGCAGTAGTTGAGTTTGAATTTTGTCTTGAAATAGAACTTCTTAATATACCACCTGAAACAGTATATGCTCTTTTTGTATGTAACTTTATAGTAAGTTTTGCAGGTTCATTACCTAAATGTAAGGTACTTTCTCCATAATATATTTCAATATGACTTATATGTTCCATTGGATAATTGGCATATAAAAGCCAAGGTGATAGAGTTTGAACTGAGCTTAACTCTTGATCATCTATATATAATCTCATAGATGTACTTATACTATTTGGATTTCCTGCGTAAGTTAGATTTGAAGCTCCAAAAAAGTTTGTTTGCATAGAGACTTTTGGCAATATTTTTAATATATCTTTTAGTGTCTTAACACCCATCATTTCTAAATCTTCTTGGGTAAATGATACAACATGTCCTAAAGACTCTTTTTTTGTTTTATTTGCTATTTGTTTAGAAGTTTCATATTTAAATTCATCAAGTAGAGTTTGTAAATCTTGGGCAGAGAGTATTTTTAACAAAAGAAAAAATACCAAAATTAAACGCATAAAAAACCTTAAAAATTATTAATTTTAATATTCTACTTGAATAATTCTTAAGTACTTATAATAATATCACTTATGATATAATGGCATTTTTATTTTAAGCTACATTACAATTTAGGGATATTTATGTCAAATACAAACAATCAAATTTTAAAAAATACAAATGCTCAAATATTAGATGAATTCAACGCTTCTATTATGTTTGATAAAGAGTTATATGCTCAAGATATCAAAGGAAGTATTGCTCACTCACAAATGCTTTGTGAGCAAGGTGTTTTAACTAGTGATGAACAAACTGCAATAGAAACAGGACTTTTACAAGTTAAAGAAGAGATTGAATCAGGAAATTTTGAGTTTACACTAGCAACTGAAGATATTCATATGGCAGTTGAATCAAGGCTAACTGAAATCATAGGAGAACCAGGTAAAAAACTTCATACAGCAAGAAGTAGAAATGACCAAGTTGCAACTGATTTTAGACTTTATGTTCAAGATAAATCAGTTCAATTAAAAAATCAATTAAAGCAGTTAGTTGCTACTTTTGTAGATGTTGCATCAAAACATACAACAACTTTAATTCCTGGTATGACTCACTTACAACACGCTCAACCTCTTAACTTTGGTTATCACATGCTTGCATATGCAAATATGTTTAAAAGAGATTTTGAAAGATTTGAAAGCTCTTATGAAAGAAACAACTATTCACCACTTGGAAGTGCAGCCTTAGCAGGAACTCCACATAATATTGATAGATTTTCAACTTGTGAAAAACTAGGCTTTAGCTCTCCTACAAATCATGCTATGGATACAGTTTCAGATAGAGATTTTGCTTTAGAAATCTTATTTAATATCTCAACTTGTATGATGCATATTAGTAGAATTTCTGAAGAGTTAATTTTATGGTCTTCATATGAATTCCAGTTTGTTAGAATGAGTGATGAATATGCTACTACATCTTCAATCATGCCTCAAAAGAAAAACCCTGATGTACCAGAATTACTTAGAGGAAAAACAGGAAGAGTTTATGGAAACCTAATTTCACTTCTAACAGTTATGAAAGGTTTACCACTAGCATACAACAAAGATACTCAAGAAGACAAAGAGGGTGTTTTTGATTCTGTTAAAACAGCTGAAATTTCTATTTCTATTTTAAATGAAGTTATTAAAACTATGATTGTAAATACTGATAAAATGGAAGATGCTTGTAAAATAGGGCACTTAACTGCTACAGATTTAGCAGACTTTTTAGTTCAAAAACAAAATATGGCATTTAGAACAGCTTACTATATAACAAAAGATGTTGTAGCAAAGGCAAATGAACTAGGAAAAGATATTAGTGAATTAAATATTGATGAAATTAGAAGTGCAAATGAAGAATTAAAAGATGTAAGTGAAGAAATAGTTATGTATTTAGATTTAAGAAACTCAATGAACTCTAGAAATTCATACGGTGGAACATCATCAATTCAAACAGAAAATCAAATAAAATATTTTGAGCAATGGTTAGAAAAAAATTAAGAATAAATAATTAATAAGATGAGAAGATCTCATCTTATTTAAAAGTTTTAGTGTAATAAAAATCTCTTAGTGTAGTCAAAAAGTGTTGGAATATCAGTTTTACCAACAAAACCATCAACTCCAATTTGTTTCATTTTACCTCTTACAGCATCAGTAGTCATTGATGAGTTTACAATTACAGGAATTTCACTATATAACTTGCTATTTTTTACAAAAGATGCCACTTGATATCCATCAGTTCCTGGCATTTCAATATCAGTTAAAATCATACCAACATCTTGTGGGTCTAACTCTTCAAGTCTTTTTATTAGTTGAGAACCATTTGTATAAATCTCATACTTAGCACCAGTTTTTTTGAAGAATTTATTTAATACTTCTCTAGCAACTCCTGAATCTTCAGCTGCTAAAATAACTCTATCTGAGTGTAGTTTCTCATCTACATATTTTTGAACTTCATTTTCACCATCATCAGTAAAGTGAATATCTTTTAATAACTGCTCTGCATTAAATACTGTACAAAGTTCATCTTTATCGTGAACTTTTACATAAGTTGTATATGTGATTTTAGAATTTGTCTCTTCTGTATGTCTTAATTGATCTGTTGTTTTTTCTACAATATCAAGCATATCTTTTACTAAGAAACCAATTTTTTTATGATTAAATTCACAATAAATAATAAGCTTATAATCTTTTATCTCTAAAGGTTTAACCCCTAACCAAACATCAAGATTGATAAGTGTTACAGGCTCACCCCTAATAGTTGCAATACCAGCAATAACATCACTATCTTTTGGTGTGTCATTAATTGCAACTTCTTCTGTGATTATAAACGCTTTTACTTTTGCAATATTAATCGCATATATACTATTATGACCAGTGTAAAATACAGCTAATTGTTGAACGTTTCTTAAATGACCTTGCGTCATTTGTTCAACACTACCACTAATACCGCTCATGTGAATCCTTTATTAAATCTTAAGTTATCAATTATATAAATTTTAAACTTTAAGACACTTTAAGTTATTTTTTTTGTTTCTTCAAAATTTTTTGTACAGTAACCGATGCCATCATAAGTCCAAATGAGCCAGTTACACCTTCAAAGCTTCCTTTTTCAATACAATTTGGGTTTTCAGATGAAAAAATTACTTTAAATTTTTTCTTAAAACCTTGAGCTTTTAACTCATTTCTTATTTTTCTAATAAATGGGTCATTATAAGTATCCCATATTGAAATATATTCAATTTTACTAGGATCAAATCTTTTAGCTCCACCACTTGTACTAATTACTTTTGTAAAATGTTTTTTGATTAAATGAACTTTTGGTTTAACATCATCAATTGCATCTAAAATATAATCATATGATGAAAAATCATGTTGATCAATCCACTCAGGAGTTATTTTTACATGAATTGGCGTAACATTTGGATATTTTTCTTTTAAAGCATCAACTTTAACTCTTCCAATATTACCATGACTTCCCATTTGTCTGTTCATATTTGACTCTTCGTATGTATCAAAATCAACTATTGTAATATCTGTAATTCCTGTATTATATAGTGCATCAAGTGCAAAACTTCCTACACCTCCAACTCCTAGTAAAATAAGTTTTGTATTTTGAAACTTCTCAAAAGTTTCTTCACCAAATAATTTTATAGTTCTATCATATTGCATAATTCTTCTCTTTATATAATCTACTCTTTTATTAAAATAGGATATTATATCATAAAATATATATGGGAGTTATTGATGGATAAAGAACCAATGACAAATGCCGGTTACACTAAAGTAACTAAAGAATTAGAATTTTTGAAAAAAACAGAAAGACCTGAAACAGTTATTGCTTTAGATGAAGCAAGACAATTAGGTGACTTAAAAGAAAATGCAGAATATCATGCTGCAAAAGAGAAATTAAAATTAATTGATGTAAGAATTGCAGAATTAAATGACTTAATTTCAAAAGCTATTATTATTGATCCTTCAACACTTCCTCATACAAAAGTTAGTTTTGGTTCTACTGTTGATTTAGTAGATTGCAATAGTGATGAAGAGTTTACATACTCAATTGTTGGTGGAGTTGAATCAAGTGCACAAAATGGTTTAATCTCTTTTAACTCACCTTTAGCAAAACAACTACTTGGAAAAGAAGAGGGTGAAGAAATAACTGCAACTCTTCCTGGTGGAAATAAAACTTATGAAATATTAGCAGTGTATTATAAGGAGTTAGAACTATAATGAACGTAGCAATAATTGGAGCTAGTGGTTACACAGGCTTAGAATTAATAAAGATTTTAATCAATCACCCAAAGTTTAATATCACTTATATAGCTAATTCAACTGGAAATGAAAATGTTCAAGATTTACATCCATGTTTAGCAGGTGTAATAGATGTGGAAGTTTCAAAAGCAGATGCTAGTGAAGTAGCCAAAGTTGCTGATTTAGCATTTTTAGCATTACCTCATAAGACTTCAATGTTTTTTGCAAAAGAGTTATTAGACCTTGGTGTGAAAGTAGTTGATTTAAGTGCAGATTATAGACTTGAGTTAGAAACTTATGAAAAACATTATTGTCCACATGAAGATAAAGAACATATAAAAGATTCAGTTTATGGATTACCTGAATATTATA
This genomic interval carries:
- a CDS encoding NifS family cysteine desulfurase, with amino-acid sequence MEVYLDNNATTMVDPKVFEEMKPFFCDIYGNPNSLHRFGAGTHPKMVEALNFLYEGINAADEDDIIITANATESINTVIKGVWIDKILNGDKKHIITTEVEHPAVTAACRFLQSQGVAVTYLGVNAEGTIDAQQVKDCIKDETALVSVMWANNETGKIFPIKEIGQICRDAGVLFHTDATQAIGKIPVDVQDCNVDYLSFSAHKFHGPKGIGGLYVRKSCALTPLLHGGEQMGGLRAGTVDVASMVGMGWAMKLATSTMALAYEKNHISKLRDKLESAILELPDTIVIGGTENRTPNTTLISIRGVEGESMLWDLNQKGIGASTGSACASEDLEANPVMNAFGSDSELAHTGVRFSLSRFTTEEQIDYAIEVIKNAVTRLRGISSSYAYAPASHASGL
- a CDS encoding iron-sulfur cluster assembly scaffold protein — encoded protein: MAKNDLISGSIWDEYSNQVVERMNNPKHQGEITEERAKELNAKLIIADFGAESCGDAVRLYWAVDESNDKILESKFKSFGCGTAIASSDVMAELCVGKTVDEAVKITNIDVEHALRDNPDTPAVPPQKMHCSVMAYDVIKKAAGEYKGVDMESFEEEEIICECARVSLATLKEVIKLNDLKTVEEITDFTKAGAFCKSCIKPGGHEEKDIYLVDILKDTRASMEEEKLKTAADASASGQASFDKMTLVQRIKAVDSVIDSDIRPMLVMDGGDMEIIDIKENLPHYDIYIRYLGSCSGCASGSTGTLYAIESVLQQKVDENIRVLPI
- a CDS encoding EAL domain-containing protein, producing MAYFSTIYIEKNIESKILEISTNDVFEITNNTANEIKKIVLDNKEDLDLLLNEQKINKNEKSLFNLLDKKVALLKTNNIKYAYILYVDKNEIFRFISDAARGEEKAEINQKFDIDSKYWIEAYYTKKSKVIKHDYINELSLTYLKPIEIEDITLILSIDFSVKKIDEISSTISQVKLFLQLFWVLISILLVILMYQTFKFYKTKKISYIDRLTGIYSRNYLQDNEMFINLNDYIVCAIDVDYFKKVNDTYGHVVGDDILVQISNRIKNEIREKKDIFVRYGGEEFCLLIKKEKRFDPLELVEKIHNAIKNREFKVSNSERISLSVSIGVNLNPKKQRNFISAFKLADMALYNAKNKGRNSIEIYKEDHRNKDFLTINDIKDAIEDKRVVVYYQEIINEDENDKKRYYEALIRIIKDGQIYSPEKFLPTIKDTFISTKLTKELLSIIQTKILNSQENIQISINLTQQDLQNEPILNILKEFAKTSNIASKIALEIVETDEIISYEEITKTIMELKKLSYKIYIDDFGSGYSNFIYLSKINADAIKIDGSIISTINKDELSYLVAKNIMNFAKEADIDVIAEYVSSKEIYETVKSLGIKKFQGYYFSEPI
- a CDS encoding TonB-dependent receptor plug domain-containing protein; this encodes MRLILVFFLLLKILSAQDLQTLLDEFKYETSKQIANKTKKESLGHVVSFTQEDLEMMGVKTLKDILKILPKVSMQTNFFGASNLTYAGNPNSISTSMRLYIDDQELSSVQTLSPWLLYANYPMEHISHIEIYYGESTLHLGNEPAKLTIKLHTKRAYTVSGGILRSSISRQNSNSTTAVYGNDIDDTSLLFMLSHSNVNKYAHLSLKKDEYKLSSGFTKVQKENYLGLAYDLEPDYSKSEYDQYFLEFSKAFNEDLGKVYFSFNQTEKNSTEINQEGILLASEVDFNTFNLPKELDEDLTFRKYDFGLTNIFDFKNYSLYLGGAIKHKEYDINRRDITYFDNTTKSDVKYSNLKSETIYSILSEHSYKLNDSNILIANLKYDKYIKDNGFKNFDFLTSRLGYISALNENYSLKLFLTNTFTPPSMFEIDFASKQKKI
- the argH gene encoding argininosuccinate lyase, with protein sequence MSNTNNQILKNTNAQILDEFNASIMFDKELYAQDIKGSIAHSQMLCEQGVLTSDEQTAIETGLLQVKEEIESGNFEFTLATEDIHMAVESRLTEIIGEPGKKLHTARSRNDQVATDFRLYVQDKSVQLKNQLKQLVATFVDVASKHTTTLIPGMTHLQHAQPLNFGYHMLAYANMFKRDFERFESSYERNNYSPLGSAALAGTPHNIDRFSTCEKLGFSSPTNHAMDTVSDRDFALEILFNISTCMMHISRISEELILWSSYEFQFVRMSDEYATTSSIMPQKKNPDVPELLRGKTGRVYGNLISLLTVMKGLPLAYNKDTQEDKEGVFDSVKTAEISISILNEVIKTMIVNTDKMEDACKIGHLTATDLADFLVQKQNMAFRTAYYITKDVVAKANELGKDISELNIDEIRSANEELKDVSEEIVMYLDLRNSMNSRNSYGGTSSIQTENQIKYFEQWLEKN
- a CDS encoding chemotaxis protein CheV; translation: MSGISGSVEQMTQGHLRNVQQLAVFYTGHNSIYAINIAKVKAFIITEEVAINDTPKDSDVIAGIATIRGEPVTLINLDVWLGVKPLEIKDYKLIIYCEFNHKKIGFLVKDMLDIVEKTTDQLRHTEETNSKITYTTYVKVHDKDELCTVFNAEQLLKDIHFTDDGENEVQKYVDEKLHSDRVILAAEDSGVAREVLNKFFKKTGAKYEIYTNGSQLIKRLEELDPQDVGMILTDIEMPGTDGYQVASFVKNSKLYSEIPVIVNSSMTTDAVRGKMKQIGVDGFVGKTDIPTLFDYTKRFLLH
- a CDS encoding tRNA threonylcarbamoyladenosine dehydratase encodes the protein MQYDRTIKLFGEETFEKFQNTKLILLGVGGVGSFALDALYNTGITDITIVDFDTYEESNMNRQMGSHGNIGRVKVDALKEKYPNVTPIHVKITPEWIDQHDFSSYDYILDAIDDVKPKVHLIKKHFTKVISTSGGAKRFDPSKIEYISIWDTYNDPFIRKIRNELKAQGFKKKFKVIFSSENPNCIEKGSFEGVTGSFGLMMASVTVQKILKKQKK
- the greA gene encoding transcription elongation factor GreA codes for the protein MDKEPMTNAGYTKVTKELEFLKKTERPETVIALDEARQLGDLKENAEYHAAKEKLKLIDVRIAELNDLISKAIIIDPSTLPHTKVSFGSTVDLVDCNSDEEFTYSIVGGVESSAQNGLISFNSPLAKQLLGKEEGEEITATLPGGNKTYEILAVYYKELEL